In the genome of Desulfuromonas sp. DDH964, one region contains:
- a CDS encoding 3-deoxy-D-manno-octulosonic acid transferase, translating into MYLLYDLMLLASSLVLVPYYLFRGLRYGKSRRGIRERIGFFAPDRLAPLAGRRVFWVHAVSVGETRAAIPLVRALKEAYPEAAVLISNMTETGHAVAETVREADLCLFFPFDLSWVVRRVLAQVQPAMLIIVETEIWPNFVRFGHRLGIPVVLVNGRLSDRSFPRYRRIRPLMAPLLAKFSAFCMQSELDGERIRQLGADPGRVEVTHNLKFDMQAPLPDAAEVLRLRDCYQLSPEVKVLVAGSTHAGEEETVVAAYRQLLASGRQAVLILVPRHPERCRLVAEMLGAAGLPWVLRSEVEGRPERLSPGAVLIGDTLGEMLRFYAVADLVFVGGSLVPVGGHNVLEAALVGKPVLFGPHMHNFKEISRLLLVVGGGIQVADGESLAREAGKLLDSPQACQAMGAKGRDLLAANAGATAHTLRVIAGLLGEAHG; encoded by the coding sequence GTGTATCTGCTGTATGACCTGATGCTCCTCGCTTCGAGCTTGGTGCTGGTCCCCTACTACCTGTTCCGGGGCCTGCGCTATGGCAAGAGCCGGCGCGGTATCCGCGAACGGATCGGCTTCTTTGCGCCCGACCGCCTCGCGCCCCTCGCCGGCAGGCGGGTCTTCTGGGTGCACGCCGTCTCCGTCGGCGAGACCCGGGCTGCCATCCCGCTGGTGCGGGCGCTGAAAGAGGCCTATCCCGAGGCGGCGGTACTGATCAGCAATATGACCGAGACCGGCCATGCGGTGGCCGAAACGGTGCGCGAAGCCGACCTCTGCCTCTTCTTCCCCTTCGACCTCTCCTGGGTGGTGCGGCGGGTGCTGGCACAGGTGCAGCCGGCGATGCTGATCATTGTCGAAACCGAAATCTGGCCCAATTTCGTTCGTTTCGGCCATCGTCTCGGCATCCCGGTGGTGCTGGTCAATGGCCGCCTCTCCGACCGCTCTTTCCCCCGCTACCGGCGCATTCGCCCCCTGATGGCGCCATTGCTGGCGAAGTTTTCCGCCTTCTGCATGCAGTCGGAGCTGGACGGCGAACGGATCCGACAGCTGGGGGCCGACCCCGGGCGGGTCGAGGTCACCCATAACCTCAAGTTCGACATGCAGGCGCCGCTGCCGGACGCGGCTGAGGTTCTGCGCCTGCGGGATTGCTACCAGCTTTCTCCCGAGGTCAAGGTCCTGGTCGCCGGCAGCACCCATGCCGGGGAAGAGGAGACGGTGGTCGCCGCCTACCGGCAACTCCTCGCCAGTGGCCGCCAGGCCGTCCTGATCCTGGTCCCGCGCCATCCCGAGCGTTGTCGCCTGGTGGCCGAGATGCTCGGCGCGGCCGGGCTCCCCTGGGTGCTGCGCAGCGAGGTCGAAGGGCGCCCGGAGCGGCTTAGCCCCGGCGCCGTGCTGATCGGCGATACCCTGGGAGAAATGCTCCGTTTTTATGCCGTCGCCGACCTGGTTTTTGTCGGCGGCAGCCTGGTACCGGTGGGCGGGCACAACGTCCTCGAGGCGGCGCTGGTCGGCAAACCGGTCCTGTTCGGCCCGCACATGCATAACTTCAAGGAAATCTCCCGGCTGCTGCTGGTGGTCGGCGGCGGCATCCAGGTGGCCGATGGCGAGAGCCTGGCACGGGAGGCTGGAAAACTGCTCGATTCTCCCCAGGCCTGCCAGGCGATGGGGGCGAAGGGACGCGACCTGCTGGCCGCCAACGCCGGGGCGACGGCGCACACCTTGCGGGTCATTGCCGGCCTGCTCGGGGAGGCGCATGGCTGA
- the lpxK gene encoding tetraacyldisaccharide 4'-kinase, whose translation MADLGGWHRRLIEGCANSFSQQALLFLLRLPAFFFSLLGRLRVACYRWRWLPVYRAPVPVISVGNLAVGGTGKTPVTDYLVKLLLARGLRVAVVSRGYGGAGVEGEGLVSRGGGPIVGPEAAGDEPYLLARRNPRALVLVNPRRRVAVAAAVRQGAEVVVLDDGFQHLAVVRDLDIVLLDAARPLGNGRVLPAGRLREPAAALKRADLLLLTRYCGGDLPVLPVEKPTLCCRHQLAAAAIDLKGEPRPLAELTGRRVVAVAGIADPQAFFAALTAHGMVLVATFPLPDHASYGQELRAQLSAAARQADCLVTTEKDGVKLTGADFPVPCYQLPLEIVFDAPERFAAMIENCLHGKEVA comes from the coding sequence ATGGCTGATCTCGGGGGATGGCATCGGCGCCTGATCGAGGGGTGCGCGAATTCCTTTTCGCAGCAGGCCCTGCTGTTTCTGCTGCGGCTGCCAGCCTTCTTTTTCAGCCTGTTGGGGCGCCTGCGGGTCGCCTGCTACCGTTGGCGCTGGCTGCCGGTCTACCGGGCACCGGTCCCGGTGATTTCCGTCGGCAACCTGGCGGTAGGCGGTACCGGCAAGACGCCGGTGACCGACTACCTGGTCAAGCTCCTCCTCGCCCGCGGGTTGCGCGTGGCCGTGGTCAGCCGCGGTTATGGCGGCGCCGGGGTCGAGGGGGAGGGGCTGGTCAGCAGGGGAGGTGGGCCGATCGTCGGCCCGGAGGCCGCCGGCGACGAGCCCTATCTGCTTGCCCGGCGCAATCCGCGGGCGCTGGTGCTGGTCAACCCCCGCCGTCGCGTCGCGGTCGCAGCCGCCGTCCGGCAAGGCGCCGAGGTGGTGGTTCTCGATGACGGATTTCAGCACCTCGCCGTCGTCCGCGATCTCGATATCGTCCTTCTTGATGCGGCGCGCCCCCTCGGCAACGGCCGGGTGCTGCCGGCCGGGCGCCTGCGCGAGCCGGCCGCGGCCCTGAAGCGGGCCGACCTGCTGCTCTTGACCCGCTACTGCGGCGGCGATCTCCCTGTTCTGCCAGTGGAGAAGCCGACCCTCTGCTGTCGGCACCAGCTGGCGGCAGCGGCCATTGATCTGAAGGGTGAACCCCGGCCACTGGCGGAACTGACCGGGCGCCGGGTGGTGGCCGTTGCCGGCATCGCCGATCCCCAGGCCTTTTTCGCCGCCCTGACCGCGCACGGGATGGTACTGGTGGCGACCTTTCCGTTGCCCGATCACGCCAGCTACGGCCAGGAACTGCGGGCGCAGCTCAGCGCCGCCGCGCGGCAGGCCGACTGCCTGGTGACCACGGAAAAAGACGGCGTCAAGCTAACAGGGGCGGACTTCCCCGTCCCCTGTTACCAGCTGCCGCTGGAGATCGTGTTCGACGCACCGGAGCGTTTCGCAGCCATGATAGAGAACTGCCTGCATGGCAAGGAGGTGGCATGA
- the msbA gene encoding lipid A export permease/ATP-binding protein MsbA, with the protein MKEQGLTLYRRLFAYAWPYRWRIALSIVASLGVAGTDAATAKLVQPFVDRLIVAGDRTMVALVPFLVLGLAFFKGGSRYVQEYFIKTTGQLVIQRIRNELYCHAIDLPMRFFSRTPAGTLMSRILNDVGVMQGAVSDVLVNIMREGVTLVALTAVAFYTDWKMAAIAFIVLPVAGWPASFIGKKIKGYSRSGQGAMGILTTSLEQTFSGIKVIKAFGTEEFEKSRFLAVNDRFYKFIRKVIKYDAGSSPMIEILSAFGVAGVLWFGLARVMSGAMTQGELFSVLTAILLMYTPLKRLTRTNNMVQQAMGAAERVFEVLEERSTIQDPAAGKSPGRIQGAVRFENVEFAYDDEPVLRDFSITAAPGEVVALVGPSGAGKSTVAGLLCRFYDPTGGRILVDGCDLREMSQKNLHDNIALVDQETFLFNETIRDNIRYGRFAASEAEVEEAARLAYADDFIRQLPDGYETSIGDRGLRLSGGQRQRLCIARAILRDAPILILDEATSALDTESEAMVQQALANLMRNRTTFVIAHRLSTIMNADRIVVLEAGRVVECGRHQELLEVSGLYRRLYEMQFKESS; encoded by the coding sequence GTGAAAGAGCAGGGCCTGACCCTTTACCGCCGGCTTTTCGCTTATGCCTGGCCCTACCGCTGGCGCATCGCGCTCTCGATCGTCGCCTCGCTGGGGGTTGCCGGGACCGATGCCGCCACCGCCAAACTGGTTCAGCCCTTCGTTGACCGCCTGATCGTCGCCGGTGACCGCACCATGGTCGCCCTGGTCCCCTTTCTCGTGCTCGGCCTCGCCTTTTTCAAGGGGGGCTCCCGCTATGTCCAGGAATATTTCATCAAGACCACCGGGCAGCTGGTCATCCAGCGGATTCGGAATGAACTCTACTGCCATGCCATCGATCTGCCGATGCGCTTTTTCTCCCGCACCCCGGCGGGAACGTTGATGTCCCGGATCCTCAATGATGTCGGCGTCATGCAGGGGGCGGTTTCAGATGTGCTGGTCAACATCATGCGGGAAGGGGTGACCCTGGTTGCCCTGACGGCGGTGGCCTTTTACACCGACTGGAAGATGGCGGCCATCGCCTTCATCGTTCTTCCGGTCGCCGGCTGGCCGGCCTCCTTCATCGGCAAAAAAATCAAGGGTTATTCCCGCAGCGGCCAGGGAGCGATGGGGATCCTGACGACTTCTCTGGAACAGACCTTTTCCGGCATCAAGGTGATCAAGGCCTTCGGCACCGAAGAGTTCGAAAAAAGCCGCTTCCTCGCCGTCAACGATCGATTCTACAAATTCATCCGCAAGGTGATCAAGTACGATGCCGGCTCCTCGCCGATGATCGAAATCCTTTCGGCTTTCGGGGTGGCCGGCGTCCTCTGGTTCGGGCTGGCCCGGGTGATGTCGGGGGCGATGACCCAGGGCGAGCTCTTTTCCGTCCTCACCGCGATCCTGCTGATGTACACTCCGCTCAAGCGCCTGACCCGCACCAACAACATGGTACAGCAGGCGATGGGGGCAGCGGAGCGGGTCTTTGAAGTGCTGGAGGAACGCTCGACGATCCAGGACCCCGCCGCGGGGAAATCGCCAGGACGGATCCAGGGCGCGGTGCGGTTCGAAAATGTCGAATTCGCCTATGACGATGAGCCGGTGCTCAGGGATTTCTCGATCACGGCCGCCCCCGGCGAAGTGGTCGCCCTGGTTGGACCCTCCGGCGCCGGCAAGTCGACGGTGGCGGGACTGCTCTGTCGTTTCTACGATCCCACCGGCGGGCGGATTCTCGTCGACGGCTGCGACCTGCGGGAAATGAGCCAGAAGAACCTGCACGACAATATCGCCCTGGTCGACCAGGAGACCTTCCTCTTCAACGAAACGATCCGCGACAATATCCGCTATGGGCGCTTCGCGGCGAGCGAGGCCGAGGTGGAGGAGGCGGCGCGCCTCGCCTATGCCGATGACTTTATCCGGCAACTCCCCGATGGCTACGAGACCTCCATCGGTGACCGCGGCCTGCGCCTCTCCGGCGGTCAGCGCCAGCGGCTCTGTATCGCCCGGGCGATTCTGCGCGATGCGCCGATCTTGATCCTCGACGAGGCGACCAGCGCCCTCGATACCGAGAGCGAAGCGATGGTTCAGCAGGCGCTGGCCAACCTGATGCGCAACCGGACCACCTTCGTCATCGCCCACCGGCTGTCGACGATCATGAATGCCGATCGTATCGTGGTCCTCGAAGCGGGGCGGGTGGTCGAGTGCGGCCGCCACCAGGAGTTGCTGGAGGTGAGCGGGCTCTACCGGCGCCTCTATGAAATGCAGTTCAAGGAGTCGTCATGA
- a CDS encoding lysophospholipid acyltransferase family protein encodes MKSRLGEGLLLALAPALAAPVILLLHASMRIEIRGEEGPRGYWDRGERVILASWHDQLLMMPQVYHGPGAKVLISASRDGELLTRTLKHFGLGTVRGSSSRGGREAFREMVELGRQDFDLGITPDGPKGPRHRIKPGVGELARITGRPVIPLAFACSRGHRFASWDRFLLPYPFSRAIFRYAAPVCHQRGEDREAFLARLQEAMEENDRQARACLEAFGVSAV; translated from the coding sequence ATGAAATCGCGCCTCGGCGAGGGGCTGCTGCTCGCTCTGGCGCCTGCGCTGGCCGCCCCGGTGATCCTGCTGCTCCATGCCAGCATGCGCATCGAGATTCGTGGCGAGGAAGGTCCGCGCGGCTACTGGGATCGGGGGGAGCGGGTGATCCTCGCCTCCTGGCACGACCAGCTCCTGATGATGCCGCAGGTCTACCACGGACCGGGCGCCAAGGTCCTGATCAGCGCCTCCCGGGACGGCGAACTTCTGACCCGCACCCTGAAGCACTTCGGTCTCGGTACCGTGCGCGGCTCTTCCAGCCGCGGGGGGCGGGAGGCCTTCCGGGAGATGGTGGAGCTCGGCCGGCAGGATTTCGATCTCGGTATCACCCCCGATGGCCCGAAGGGGCCGCGACACCGGATCAAGCCCGGCGTCGGGGAACTGGCCCGGATTACCGGCCGGCCGGTGATTCCCCTCGCCTTTGCCTGCAGCCGCGGCCATCGCTTTGCTTCCTGGGACCGCTTTCTGCTCCCCTATCCCTTCAGCCGGGCAATCTTCCGCTACGCGGCGCCGGTTTGCCATCAGCGCGGCGAAGACCGGGAGGCCTTTCTCGCCCGGCTGCAGGAGGCGATGGAAGAGAATGACCGGCAGGCACGGGCCTGCCTGGAGGCTTTCGGTGTATCTGCTGTATGA
- the lpxB gene encoding lipid-A-disaccharide synthase, whose protein sequence is MNQMGRLRRALVVTGEASGDLHGANLIRAARDVDPGLSFFGIGGSRMAAAGCEIIFPAEELAVMGLVEVLGKLATIRRAFRRLRDALQGAQRPDLVILIDYPGFNLRFAREAKRAGIPVLYYIGPKVWAWKRGRVRTIAARVDKLAVIFPFEPALYQGLGLDVEYVGNPLLDEYRREQERPELLSGHGLDPGLPVVGLFPGSRAAELRYMLGTLLESARRLREGGVARQFLMPVAPGVDRYFLAERIAAAGLPIALVEANIYDVAAACDAILCVSGTVTLQAALAGTPLAILYKGATLTYEVGRRLIRIDHFGLPNIVAGREVAREFLQDAASPEALVAEIERLLQDETYRQNALAGLAAVRERLGAPGCSRRVAEIAVEMITNSKTKGTS, encoded by the coding sequence ATGAACCAGATGGGAAGGCTGCGGCGGGCCTTGGTTGTCACCGGCGAGGCCTCGGGCGACCTGCACGGCGCCAACCTGATCAGGGCAGCCCGGGATGTCGATCCCGGGCTCTCCTTTTTCGGTATCGGCGGTTCACGGATGGCGGCCGCGGGGTGTGAAATCATCTTCCCGGCCGAAGAACTGGCGGTGATGGGGCTGGTGGAAGTGCTTGGCAAGCTGGCGACGATCCGGCGCGCCTTTCGTCGGCTCAGGGACGCCCTGCAGGGGGCGCAGCGTCCCGACCTGGTGATCCTGATCGACTATCCCGGCTTCAACCTCCGCTTTGCCCGGGAAGCGAAGCGGGCCGGCATCCCGGTCCTCTACTACATCGGTCCCAAGGTCTGGGCCTGGAAGCGGGGACGGGTCAGGACCATCGCCGCCCGGGTCGACAAGCTGGCGGTGATCTTCCCCTTTGAGCCGGCTCTCTACCAGGGGCTCGGACTCGACGTGGAATATGTCGGCAACCCGCTCCTTGACGAATATCGGCGGGAGCAGGAGCGGCCGGAGTTGCTCAGCGGCCATGGCCTAGATCCGGGGCTGCCGGTAGTCGGGCTCTTCCCGGGGAGCCGCGCCGCCGAGCTCCGCTACATGCTCGGCACTCTGCTGGAGAGTGCCCGGCGGCTCCGCGAGGGTGGTGTGGCCAGGCAATTTCTGATGCCGGTGGCCCCGGGGGTTGATCGCTACTTTCTGGCGGAACGGATTGCCGCGGCCGGTCTCCCCATCGCTCTGGTCGAAGCGAATATCTACGATGTCGCCGCCGCCTGCGACGCGATTCTCTGCGTTTCCGGTACCGTGACCCTGCAGGCCGCCCTCGCCGGAACGCCGCTGGCGATCCTCTACAAGGGCGCCACCCTGACCTACGAAGTAGGCCGGCGGCTGATCCGAATCGACCACTTCGGCCTGCCCAACATTGTCGCCGGCCGCGAGGTGGCCCGCGAGTTTCTGCAGGATGCCGCCTCTCCGGAGGCCCTGGTGGCGGAGATAGAGCGCCTGCTGCAGGACGAGACTTACCGGCAAAACGCCCTGGCCGGCCTCGCTGCCGTTCGCGAGCGCCTCGGCGCCCCCGGATGTTCACGGCGGGTGGCGGAGATTGCCGTTGAAATGATTACCAACAGCAAGACGAAAGGGACCTCGTGA